From Choloepus didactylus isolate mChoDid1 chromosome 25 unlocalized genomic scaffold, mChoDid1.pri SUPER_25_unloc1, whole genome shotgun sequence, a single genomic window includes:
- the LOC119525322 gene encoding olfactory receptor 18-like yields the protein MYLVTILGNLLIMMTISSDSHLHTPMYFFLFNLSLADIGFTSTTIPKMLMDIHSHQGIISYTGCLIQLSFYSIFACLDSLVLTVMAYDRFVAICHPLHYQVIMNPQLCGLLVLLSFIISLLDSQLHFLMVSQLIFCSELEIPHFFCDPLQLLKLACRDNSSSNILIYFIVAIFGGIPVSLIIYSYTKIVSSILRVPSSAGKYKIFTTCGSHLSVVCLYYGTGMGVYLSSAYSHSPRRSAVVSVMYTLVIPMLNPFIYSLRNKDIKRALRRTLKGTSLPQ from the coding sequence ATGTACCTGGTCACCATTCTGGGGAACCTACTTATCATGATGACCATCAGCtctgactcccacctccacacccccatgtacttcttcctcttcaaccTGTCCTTGGCTGACATCGGTTTCACATCTACCACCATCCCAAAGATGCTTATGGATATTCACTCTCATCAAGGAATCATCTCCTACACAGGCTGCCTGATTCAGTTGTCCTTTTATAGTATTTTTGCATGTTTGGACAGTCTGGTTCTGACTGTGATGGCCTATGATAGGTTTGTGGCAATCTGTCACCCCCTACACTATCAGGTTATCATGAACCCCCAGCTGTGTGGTCTGCTGGTTCTACTGTCTTTTATCATCAGCCTTTTGGACTCCCAGCTGCACTTCTTAATGGTATCACAGCTAATATTCTGTTCAGAACTGGAGATTCctcatttcttctgtgacccTCTTCAACTCCTCAAACTTGCCTGTAGGGACAATTCCtccagtaacattttaatatattttattgttgccATCTTTGGTGGAATTCCAGTCTCACTGATCATTTACTCCTATACTAAAATTGTTTCCTCCATTCTGAGAGTCCCGTCTTCAGCAGGAAAGTATAAAATCTTTACCACCTGTGGCTCTCACCTGTCTGTTGTTTGCTTATATTATGGAACAGGCATGGGAGTGTACCTGAGCTCAGCTTACTCACATTCACCCAGAAGGAGTGCAGTTGTCTCAGTGATGTACACCCTTGTCAtccccatgctgaaccccttcatctacagcctgaggaacaaggaCATCAAGAGAGCCCTGAGGAGGACCCTCAAGGGAACATCCCTACCTCAATAA